One genomic region from Procambarus clarkii isolate CNS0578487 chromosome 85, FALCON_Pclarkii_2.0, whole genome shotgun sequence encodes:
- the LOC123746689 gene encoding dTTP/UTP pyrophosphatase — protein sequence MILQHLNSLRSKNIILASASPRRREILEKIGLKLTIMPSEFEENLDPSSFSDPGDFVISTAHHKADEVAKRLDRLGSPPDLVIGADTCVSLSGKVYGKPKDHDDAFHMLSKLSGKGHEVLTGVCLMVRKGRTWQDVSFSETTSVQFAELNAEIINAYIDTGEPFDKAGGYGIQGFGGTLVEAINGDYYNVMGFPLHRFCLHLAKVMDELVP from the exons ATGATACTTCAGCACCTAAACAGTCTGAGAAGCAAGAATATAATACTTGCGAGTGCATCACCACGTCGGAGGGAGATACTGGAGAAAATT GGTTTGAAGTTGACCATCATGCCTTCAGAGTTTGAAGAAAACCTAGACCCCAGTAGCTTCTCTGATCCAGGTGATTTTGTGATTTCTACTGCACACCATAAAGCAGATGAG GTGGCTAAAAGGCTTGACCGCTTAGGTTCACCACCAGACCTTGTCATTGGTGCCGATACTTGCGTTAGCCTTAGTGGAAAAGTCTATGGGAAGCCAAAAGATCATGACGATGCTTTTCACATGCTTAGTAA GTTAAGTGGTAAGGGTCATGAAGTGCTGACAGGAGTATGTTTAATGGTACGGAAAGGAAGAACCTGGCAGGACGTTTCCTTTTCTGAAACCACTTCAGTTCAGTTTGCCGAGTTAAACGCAGAAATTATTAATGCATATATTGATACTGGAGAGCCTTT TGACAAGGCTGGAGGCTACGGCATCCAGGGGTTCGGTGGAACATTGGTCGAAGCGATTAATGGTGATTACTACAATGTGATGGGCTTTCCCCTCCACCGGTTTTGTCTTCACTTGGCAAAAGTTATGGATGAACTAGTTCCTTGA